A single genomic interval of Picosynechococcus sp. PCC 7003 harbors:
- the gltB gene encoding glutamate synthase large subunit: MNHQGTFSQNNNNQETTNYYTGPRWLVEERDACGVGFLAYKDGRKTHKLIEQTLTALGCMEHRGGCTADRESGDGAGVMTALPHELFAEWFQAEGITQPEPETYGVGMVFLPQAEGECAAAKALVEDILTRRQFKILGWRDVPVAPETLGIQARENQPQMKQVFVVSEKGLTGDELDKALYIARSEIGKHLTDVFYVCTLSCRTIVYKGMVQSEVLGKFYKDLTNPLYKSEFAVYHRRFSTNTMPKWPLAHPMRLLGHNGEINTLIGNINWMKARENILEIPGWDKEDIEALHPIVNTDNSDSFNLDSAMELLVRAGRSPMEAAMILVPEAYQNQPSLKAHPEITDFYDYYAGMQEPWDGPALLVFSDGKTVGATLDRNGLRPARYCITKDGYILVSSEAGVVDVLDEDIVEKGRLGPGQMVAVDFQTQELLKNWEIKQRVAEAQPYGTWLKENRQVLESQDFVGDRQQNETDLLRLQTAFGYTAEDVEMIINAMAEMGKEPTFCMGDDIPLAVLSDKPRLLYDYFKQRFAQVTNPPIDPLRESLVMSLNMYLGERGNLLDCGTEDAKVLKLNSPVLNEAELQRVRDSQLGATTLATTYAIANGPDGLRGALESLCTAAEAAVRSGNKIIILSDRADGTVDQDHSFIPPLLAVGAVHHHLISVGLRLSASIVVDTAQCWSTHHFACLVGYGASAVCPYLAFEAVRHWWHIPRVQKQMAAEQIPAMTIEQAQDNYRHAIEAGLLKILSKMGISLLQSYHGAQIFEAIGLGMEVINVAFKGTTSRVGGMTLADLSQEGIAFHSRAFPELSGSKLANYGFVNYRKGGEYHMNSPEMTKALHKAVAAYNDDQQEAFDHYGNYQDYLENRPATALRDLLDFKSDRPAIDLIEVESVESIVKRFCTGGMSLGSLSREAHETLAIAMNRLGAKSNSGEGGEDPVRFKILDDVNASGDSPTLPHLHGLRNGDTANSAIKQIASGRFGVTPEYLMSGRQLEIKMAQGAKPGEGGQLPGKKVSEYIAMLRNSKPGVTLISPPPHHDIYSIEDLAQLIYDLHQINPAAKVSVKLVAEIGIGTIAAGVAKANADVIMVSGHDGGTGASPLSSIKHAGCPWELGVTEVHKTLMDNQLRDRVILRADGGLKTGWDVIMAALMGAEEYGFGSIAMIAEGCIMARVCHTNQCPVGVATQQQRLRDRFKGIPEHVVNFFYFIAEEIRAILAKLGYRSLNEIIGRADLLKPRENVKLTKTSGLVLDCLTRLPDVRDNRDWLNHGDVHSNGPVLDDEILANAAVQQAIREQGSLSQEIKIINTDRSVGARVSGFIAKQYGNEGFEGELKFNFKGSAGQSFGAFNLLGMTMHLEGEANDYVGKGMNGGEIIIVPPTQSQYTAADNVIIGNTCLYGATGGTLYANGRAGERFAVRNSKGKAVVEGTGDHCCEYMTGGVIVVLGDVGRNVGAGMTGGLTYILDEHNTLPEKMNTEIVSIQRVGTAAGEKQLKDLITAHAEKTGSPKAKAILADWATYLPQFWQVVPPSEADSPEVNVNAAEKQLTSV; the protein is encoded by the coding sequence CCCCATGAATTATTTGCCGAGTGGTTCCAGGCAGAGGGGATTACCCAACCGGAGCCCGAAACCTATGGTGTTGGGATGGTGTTCTTACCCCAGGCTGAAGGGGAATGCGCGGCGGCAAAAGCGTTAGTTGAAGATATTCTGACCCGTCGTCAATTTAAGATCCTAGGGTGGCGGGATGTACCTGTGGCTCCGGAAACCTTAGGCATTCAGGCCCGGGAAAACCAACCCCAGATGAAGCAGGTTTTTGTGGTCTCGGAAAAGGGGTTGACTGGCGATGAACTCGATAAAGCCCTCTATATTGCCCGCTCGGAAATTGGGAAACACCTCACCGATGTCTTTTATGTGTGTACTTTATCCTGTCGCACCATCGTTTACAAAGGCATGGTGCAGTCGGAAGTCCTAGGCAAGTTCTACAAGGATTTGACAAACCCCCTCTATAAGAGTGAATTTGCGGTTTACCACCGTCGCTTTAGTACAAATACGATGCCTAAATGGCCCCTGGCGCACCCGATGCGTTTGTTGGGTCACAATGGGGAAATCAATACGCTCATTGGGAATATCAACTGGATGAAGGCCCGGGAAAATATTCTCGAAATTCCCGGCTGGGACAAAGAAGATATTGAAGCCCTCCACCCGATTGTTAACACTGACAATAGTGATTCTTTCAATTTAGATAGTGCGATGGAGCTGTTAGTCCGGGCTGGGCGATCGCCTATGGAAGCAGCGATGATCCTCGTGCCGGAAGCCTATCAAAATCAGCCCAGCCTCAAAGCGCACCCAGAAATCACCGATTTCTATGACTACTACGCCGGAATGCAAGAACCCTGGGATGGTCCGGCATTACTGGTATTTAGTGACGGCAAAACCGTCGGCGCAACCCTAGACCGGAATGGTTTACGCCCAGCCCGCTATTGCATCACCAAGGACGGTTATATTCTCGTGTCTTCGGAAGCGGGGGTTGTGGATGTCCTCGACGAAGACATTGTGGAAAAAGGCCGCCTTGGCCCCGGCCAGATGGTCGCCGTTGATTTCCAAACCCAAGAACTGCTCAAAAACTGGGAAATTAAACAGCGGGTCGCTGAAGCCCAGCCCTATGGCACCTGGCTCAAAGAAAATCGCCAAGTCCTTGAATCCCAGGATTTCGTTGGCGATCGCCAGCAGAACGAAACTGATCTGCTCCGGCTCCAAACGGCCTTTGGTTACACTGCCGAAGACGTCGAGATGATCATCAATGCCATGGCAGAGATGGGGAAAGAACCGACCTTCTGTATGGGCGATGATATTCCCCTAGCGGTACTGTCCGACAAGCCCCGTCTGCTCTACGACTACTTCAAGCAACGCTTTGCCCAGGTCACCAATCCGCCCATCGATCCCCTGCGGGAAAGCCTGGTTATGTCCTTGAATATGTACCTTGGGGAACGGGGTAATCTTCTAGACTGTGGCACTGAGGATGCCAAGGTACTTAAACTGAATAGCCCTGTCCTCAACGAAGCAGAACTGCAACGGGTACGGGATAGCCAACTGGGAGCCACGACCCTGGCAACGACCTATGCGATCGCCAATGGCCCCGATGGTCTCCGGGGTGCCCTAGAAAGCCTTTGCACAGCAGCAGAAGCGGCCGTCCGGTCTGGCAATAAAATTATTATCCTGAGCGATCGCGCTGACGGTACTGTCGATCAAGACCACAGCTTTATTCCACCTCTCCTGGCAGTGGGGGCAGTGCATCATCACCTCATCAGCGTTGGACTCCGCTTAAGCGCTTCCATTGTGGTCGATACCGCCCAATGTTGGAGCACCCACCACTTTGCCTGCCTGGTGGGCTATGGGGCCTCCGCCGTTTGTCCCTACCTTGCCTTCGAAGCCGTCCGTCACTGGTGGCATATTCCCCGGGTACAGAAACAAATGGCCGCCGAGCAAATTCCGGCGATGACCATTGAACAGGCCCAGGATAACTATCGCCATGCCATTGAAGCAGGGCTGCTCAAAATTCTCTCTAAGATGGGAATCTCCCTGCTCCAGTCCTACCACGGGGCTCAGATCTTTGAAGCGATCGGCCTCGGTATGGAAGTGATTAATGTCGCCTTCAAGGGCACCACGTCCCGGGTGGGTGGCATGACCCTTGCCGATTTATCCCAGGAAGGGATTGCGTTCCATAGTCGTGCTTTCCCTGAACTTTCCGGCAGTAAGCTGGCTAACTATGGCTTTGTGAATTATCGCAAGGGGGGTGAATATCACATGAATTCCCCCGAAATGACCAAGGCCCTCCATAAGGCGGTGGCAGCTTACAACGACGATCAGCAAGAAGCCTTTGATCACTACGGCAACTATCAGGATTATCTAGAAAATCGCCCGGCGACTGCGCTGCGGGATTTACTGGATTTCAAGAGCGATCGCCCGGCCATTGATCTCATTGAAGTTGAGTCCGTTGAAAGTATCGTCAAACGCTTCTGCACCGGTGGGATGTCTTTAGGGTCTCTCTCCCGGGAAGCCCACGAAACTTTGGCGATCGCCATGAACCGCCTGGGTGCCAAGTCCAACTCCGGTGAAGGGGGCGAAGATCCCGTCCGCTTTAAAATCCTTGACGATGTGAATGCGAGCGGTGATTCTCCCACCTTGCCCCACCTCCACGGCTTGCGCAACGGCGACACTGCCAACTCTGCCATCAAACAAATTGCCTCCGGCCGCTTTGGGGTGACTCCTGAGTATTTGATGAGCGGTCGCCAGCTAGAAATCAAGATGGCCCAAGGGGCGAAACCCGGTGAAGGGGGACAACTGCCTGGCAAAAAAGTCAGTGAATATATCGCGATGCTGCGGAATTCTAAGCCCGGCGTGACCCTCATTTCCCCACCACCCCACCACGATATTTACTCCATCGAGGATCTCGCCCAGCTAATTTACGATCTCCACCAGATCAATCCCGCTGCGAAGGTTTCTGTGAAGCTCGTTGCTGAAATTGGTATTGGTACCATTGCTGCTGGGGTCGCCAAGGCCAATGCCGATGTCATTATGGTTTCTGGCCATGATGGTGGCACCGGTGCCTCGCCCCTCAGTTCCATTAAGCACGCAGGTTGCCCCTGGGAATTGGGTGTAACAGAAGTGCACAAGACCCTCATGGATAATCAGTTGCGCGATCGCGTTATTCTCCGGGCCGATGGCGGTCTCAAAACCGGTTGGGATGTGATTATGGCGGCGCTCATGGGGGCCGAAGAATACGGCTTTGGTTCCATTGCGATGATTGCCGAAGGCTGTATCATGGCGCGGGTTTGCCACACCAACCAATGCCCCGTCGGGGTTGCGACCCAACAACAACGCCTCCGCGATCGCTTTAAGGGAATCCCTGAGCATGTGGTCAATTTCTTCTACTTCATCGCCGAAGAAATCCGTGCCATCTTGGCCAAACTTGGCTACCGGAGTCTCAATGAAATTATTGGCCGGGCCGATCTACTCAAACCCCGTGAAAACGTCAAACTCACGAAGACCAGCGGTCTTGTCCTAGATTGCCTGACCCGCCTCCCCGATGTCCGCGACAATCGCGATTGGTTGAACCATGGCGATGTGCACAGTAATGGCCCTGTCCTAGATGATGAAATTTTGGCAAATGCCGCAGTGCAGCAGGCTATCCGTGAACAAGGTTCCCTGAGTCAAGAGATCAAGATTATCAATACTGATCGCTCTGTCGGTGCCCGGGTTTCCGGTTTTATTGCTAAGCAGTACGGCAACGAAGGCTTTGAAGGAGAGCTCAAATTCAACTTCAAAGGCTCTGCTGGTCAAAGTTTTGGGGCTTTTAATCTTTTGGGAATGACCATGCACCTCGAAGGGGAAGCCAACGATTACGTGGGCAAAGGGATGAATGGTGGTGAAATCATCATCGTCCCCCCAACCCAGTCCCAATACACGGCGGCAGATAACGTCATCATCGGCAATACCTGTCTCTACGGTGCCACCGGCGGCACCCTCTATGCCAATGGTCGCGCTGGTGAACGTTTTGCTGTGCGGAACTCGAAGGGTAAAGCCGTCGTTGAAGGGACCGGTGACCACTGTTGTGAATATATGACCGGCGGTGTCATTGTGGTGCTCGGTGATGTGGGCCGTAATGTGGGCGCCGGGATGACCGGTGGCCTCACCTACATTCTCGATGAACACAACACTCTTCCTGAAAAGATGAATACAGAGATTGTGAGTATTCAACGGGTTGGTACCGCCGCTGGAGAAAAACAATTGAAAGATCTGATCACGGCCCACGCTGAAAAGACTGGCAGCCCCAAAGCCAAGGCAATTTTGGCGGACTGGGCCACCTATCTACCCCAGTTCTGGCAAGTGGTGCCCCCTTCGGAGGCTGATAGCCCTGAAGTCAATGTTAATGCGGCAGAAAAACAACTCACCTCTGTTTAA